A window of Aeromicrobium sp. A1-2 contains these coding sequences:
- the paaB gene encoding 1,2-phenylacetyl-CoA epoxidase subunit PaaB — MSQGVQAEWPLYEVFVRGKRGLNHVHVGSLHAADDDMAVRHARDVYTRRNEGVSIWVVRSDAVTASSPDEKDPLFAPSGDKVYRHPTFYDIPDDVPHM, encoded by the coding sequence ATGAGCCAGGGAGTCCAGGCCGAGTGGCCGTTGTACGAGGTGTTCGTCCGCGGCAAGCGTGGCCTCAACCACGTGCACGTCGGCTCGCTGCACGCCGCCGACGACGACATGGCGGTGCGGCACGCGCGCGATGTCTACACCCGCCGCAACGAGGGCGTCAGCATCTGGGTCGTACGTTCGGATGCCGTCACGGCGTCGAGTCCCGACGAGAAGGACCCGCTGTTCGCGCCGAGTGGCGACAAGGTCTATCGCCACCCGACGTTCTACGACATCCCCGACGACGTCCCCCACATGTGA
- a CDS encoding acyl-CoA dehydrogenase family protein — translation MDSRHDLLNVDHLLTDEERAIRDTARRFAQDALAPHIMEWSESGELPVRDIAKQMGSTGLLGMHLTGYGCAGVGPTAYGLASAELEAIDSGLRSLFSVQGSLAMYSIHAYGSEEHKQQWLPGMAAGDFIGAFGLTEPDHGSNPNGMRTRARRDGDDWVLNGSKMWITNGSVADVVVVWAQTDDKIRGFVVPTDTPGFSGRAIKHKMSMRASVTSEITLEDVRLPGDAVLPGVSGLRGPLSALNEARFGIIFGSTGAARSCLETAIDYAKTRIQFDKPIGAFQLTQAKLADMSVAHGTALLLSVHLGRLKEAGSITPAQVSAGKLNNTRVAIDIARKARTILGANGISGEYAVMRHANNLESVLTYEGTAEIHQLTIGRELTGLSAFA, via the coding sequence ATGGACTCTCGTCACGACCTGCTGAACGTCGACCACCTCCTGACCGACGAGGAGCGTGCGATCCGCGACACCGCCCGCCGGTTCGCCCAGGATGCGCTCGCACCGCACATCATGGAGTGGTCGGAGTCCGGCGAGCTGCCCGTGCGCGACATCGCCAAGCAGATGGGCTCGACCGGTCTGCTCGGGATGCACCTCACGGGCTACGGTTGCGCCGGCGTCGGCCCCACGGCGTACGGCCTGGCGAGCGCCGAGCTCGAGGCGATCGACAGCGGACTGCGCTCACTGTTTTCGGTGCAGGGCTCGCTCGCGATGTACTCGATCCACGCCTACGGCTCGGAGGAGCACAAGCAGCAGTGGCTGCCGGGCATGGCGGCCGGCGACTTCATCGGCGCCTTCGGACTGACCGAGCCGGACCACGGCTCGAACCCCAATGGCATGCGCACCCGCGCCAGGCGCGATGGCGACGACTGGGTGCTGAACGGCTCGAAGATGTGGATCACGAACGGCAGCGTCGCCGACGTCGTGGTGGTCTGGGCCCAGACCGACGACAAGATCCGCGGCTTCGTCGTGCCGACCGACACCCCCGGTTTCTCGGGTCGAGCGATCAAGCACAAGATGTCGATGCGCGCCTCGGTCACGAGCGAGATCACGCTGGAGGACGTCCGCCTGCCCGGCGACGCGGTGCTGCCCGGGGTGAGCGGACTGCGCGGGCCGCTCAGCGCGCTCAACGAGGCTCGATTCGGCATCATCTTCGGCTCGACCGGTGCCGCCCGCTCGTGCCTGGAGACCGCGATCGACTACGCGAAGACACGCATCCAGTTCGACAAGCCGATCGGCGCATTCCAGCTGACCCAGGCCAAGCTCGCGGACATGAGCGTGGCGCACGGCACCGCGCTGCTGCTCAGCGTCCACCTGGGCCGGCTCAAGGAGGCCGGATCAATCACCCCCGCACAGGTCAGCGCGGGCAAGCTCAACAACACCCGGGTGGCGATCGACATCGCCCGCAAGGCCCGCACGATCCTCGGCGCCAACGGCATCTCCGGCGAGTACGCCGTCATGCGGCACGCCAATAACCTGGAGTCCGTGCTGACCTACGAGGGCACCGCCGAGATCCACCAGCTGACGATCGGCCGGGAGCTGACCGGGTTGTCAGCCTTCGCCTAG
- the paaZ gene encoding phenylacetic acid degradation bifunctional protein PaaZ gives MSAHLQSYAAGSWFRATDEGPPLLDATTGEEVARVSATGLDLAAMVDHARTVGGPAVRALTFHQRASILKAVAKHLGEHKDELYALSARTGATLRDSQVDIDGGIGTMFSYAGKGTRELPNDTLILDGGTEQLGRTGVFLGQHVWTSRPGVAVQINAFNFPVWGMLEKLAPAFLAGLPTIVKPASQTAYLTELTVRHIIDSGLMPEGSLQLLCGSPEGLLDQLGAQDSIAFTGSAATGAMLRQHPAVLHGGVQLGVEADSLNCSILGPDVTADDPELDLFVKGVVAEMTVKAGQKCTAIRRAIVPAAIADEVIAAISGRLAQITVGNPTSEGVRIGALASLGQRDEVRKAVQTLRGSAEIVFGDPDHVDVVDADAETGAFMSPILLRAAAGASEPHDVEPFGPVSTVLTYDTIDEAVALAARGQGSLVGSLVTHDPEVARAITVGLAPWHGRILVLDRDAAPESTGHGSPLPVLVHGGPGRAGGGEELGGIRGVLHHMQRTAIQASPDMLTAITGQWIKGSVQRVDDQHPFRKSLAELRIGDTIRSASRTVTLADISHFAEFTGDTFYAHTDPVAAAANPLFGGIVAHGYLVVSIAAGLFVEPNPGPVLANFGVDNLRFLTPVKADDTIDVTLTVKQITPRNSADYGEVRWDAVVTNAEGKPVATYDVLTLVSKTLPE, from the coding sequence ATGAGTGCACACCTCCAGAGCTACGCGGCTGGATCGTGGTTCCGCGCCACCGACGAGGGCCCCCCCCTCCTCGACGCCACCACGGGCGAGGAGGTCGCCCGCGTCTCGGCGACCGGCCTTGATCTCGCGGCGATGGTCGATCACGCGCGCACGGTCGGCGGACCGGCAGTCCGCGCGCTGACGTTCCATCAGCGCGCCTCGATCCTCAAGGCCGTCGCCAAGCACCTCGGCGAGCACAAGGACGAGCTCTACGCGCTGTCGGCCCGTACGGGAGCCACGCTGCGCGACTCGCAGGTCGACATCGACGGCGGCATCGGCACGATGTTCAGCTATGCCGGCAAGGGCACCCGCGAGCTGCCCAACGACACCCTGATCCTCGACGGAGGCACCGAGCAGCTGGGCAGGACCGGGGTCTTCCTCGGCCAGCACGTGTGGACGTCACGCCCCGGTGTCGCGGTGCAGATCAACGCCTTCAACTTCCCGGTCTGGGGCATGCTCGAGAAGCTGGCACCGGCCTTCCTCGCCGGACTCCCCACGATCGTCAAGCCGGCCAGCCAGACCGCGTACCTGACCGAGCTCACGGTACGACACATCATCGACTCGGGACTGATGCCCGAGGGCTCGTTGCAGCTGCTGTGCGGCAGCCCCGAGGGCCTGCTCGACCAGCTCGGCGCCCAGGACTCCATCGCGTTCACCGGCTCGGCCGCGACCGGCGCGATGTTGCGCCAGCACCCCGCGGTGCTGCACGGCGGCGTGCAGCTCGGCGTCGAGGCCGACTCGCTCAACTGCTCGATCCTCGGCCCCGACGTCACGGCCGACGATCCCGAGCTCGACCTGTTCGTCAAGGGAGTCGTCGCCGAGATGACGGTCAAGGCCGGGCAGAAGTGCACCGCGATCCGCCGCGCGATCGTGCCCGCCGCGATCGCTGACGAGGTCATCGCCGCGATCAGCGGCAGGCTGGCCCAGATCACGGTCGGCAACCCGACCAGTGAGGGCGTACGCATCGGCGCCCTGGCGAGCCTGGGCCAGCGCGACGAGGTGCGCAAGGCCGTCCAGACCCTCCGCGGTTCTGCCGAGATCGTGTTCGGCGACCCCGACCACGTCGACGTCGTCGACGCCGACGCGGAGACCGGCGCCTTCATGTCCCCGATCCTCCTGCGCGCCGCAGCCGGCGCGTCCGAACCGCACGACGTCGAGCCGTTCGGTCCGGTCAGCACCGTGCTGACGTACGACACCATCGACGAGGCCGTCGCGCTGGCGGCCCGCGGTCAGGGATCGCTCGTCGGATCGCTCGTCACGCACGATCCGGAGGTCGCCCGCGCCATCACCGTGGGGCTCGCGCCGTGGCACGGCCGCATCCTGGTGCTGGACCGCGACGCCGCGCCGGAGTCCACCGGACATGGCTCGCCCCTCCCGGTGCTGGTGCACGGCGGGCCCGGCCGGGCCGGTGGTGGCGAGGAGCTCGGTGGCATCCGTGGGGTCCTGCACCACATGCAGCGCACCGCGATCCAGGCCTCACCTGACATGCTCACCGCGATCACCGGGCAGTGGATCAAGGGCTCGGTGCAGCGTGTCGACGACCAGCACCCCTTCCGCAAGAGCCTGGCCGAGCTGCGGATCGGCGACACGATCCGCTCGGCGTCACGCACCGTGACGCTGGCGGACATCTCGCACTTCGCGGAGTTCACCGGCGACACGTTCTACGCCCACACCGATCCCGTGGCGGCGGCTGCCAATCCGCTGTTCGGCGGAATCGTCGCACATGGCTACCTCGTCGTCTCGATCGCCGCAGGCCTGTTCGTCGAGCCCAACCCCGGTCCGGTCCTGGCCAACTTCGGCGTCGACAACCTGCGCTTCCTGACCCCGGTCAAGGCCGACGACACGATCGACGTGACGCTGACGGTCAAGCAGATCACGCCCCGCAACAGCGCCGACTACGGCGAGGTCCGCTGGGATGCCGTCGTCACCAACGCGGAAGGCAAGCCTGTTGCGACGTACGACGTCCTGACCCTCGTCTCGAAGACCCTCCCGGAGTGA
- the paaC gene encoding 1,2-phenylacetyl-CoA epoxidase subunit PaaC: protein MNHTPDPSHVSDHDSVYDGLLGGDDSQWAFGTDFEDPLAGVDTTVPDGVDRHDLAVYCLMLADDALVMSQRLSQWCSNAPDLEEDIALANIALDLLGQARLLLARAAAADPSVVPVLPERSPVPAEDALAYFRGDRDFRNVRMVEADNGDFAMTMARLLLFSTWRLALFQRLAASRDHVLSAVAVKGVKEMTYHRDYAARWFLTLAQGTEESRRRVVEGLVAIWPLLAELFTTHPVERSVADAGVGVDPASVADEVDVLLEQVFSASGVDRPEVGPLAGVRGETGRDGLHTEAFSRLLAELQVVARAHPMGSW, encoded by the coding sequence ATGAATCACACACCTGATCCGAGCCACGTCTCCGACCACGACTCGGTGTACGACGGGTTGCTTGGCGGTGACGACTCGCAGTGGGCGTTCGGCACCGACTTCGAGGACCCGTTGGCCGGCGTCGACACAACCGTGCCCGATGGTGTCGACCGGCACGACCTGGCGGTCTACTGCCTGATGCTCGCCGACGACGCCCTGGTGATGTCACAGCGCCTGTCGCAGTGGTGCAGCAACGCGCCCGACCTCGAGGAGGACATCGCGCTGGCCAACATCGCGCTGGACCTGCTGGGCCAGGCCCGACTCCTGCTCGCCCGGGCCGCGGCGGCCGACCCCTCTGTCGTCCCGGTCCTGCCCGAGCGCTCACCGGTGCCGGCCGAGGACGCACTCGCCTACTTCCGGGGCGACCGCGACTTCCGCAACGTGCGAATGGTCGAGGCCGACAACGGTGACTTCGCGATGACGATGGCCCGACTGCTGCTGTTCTCGACCTGGCGGCTCGCGTTGTTCCAACGCCTTGCGGCCAGCCGGGACCACGTGCTCTCGGCCGTCGCGGTCAAGGGGGTCAAGGAGATGACCTATCACCGTGACTACGCCGCCCGCTGGTTCCTGACGCTTGCGCAGGGCACCGAGGAGTCACGTCGCCGCGTGGTCGAGGGACTCGTCGCCATCTGGCCGCTGCTGGCCGAGCTCTTCACGACCCACCCGGTCGAGCGCTCCGTCGCCGACGCGGGCGTCGGCGTCGACCCGGCGAGCGTCGCGGACGAGGTCGACGTGCTGCTCGAACAGGTCTTCTCGGCCAGCGGTGTCGACCGACCCGAGGTCGGACCCCTGGCCGGCGTGCGGGGCGAGACGGGACGCGACGGGCTCCACACCGAGGCGTTCAGCCGGCTGCTCGCCGAGCTGCAGGTCGTGGCCCGCGCGCACCCGATGGGCTCATGGTGA
- the paaD gene encoding 1,2-phenylacetyl-CoA epoxidase subunit PaaD: MVKGMAAAREVVAAVTDPEMPMLTLEDLGVLRDVEVVDQRTVVVTITPTYSGCPAMATMRDDLVHALRDHGFDRVDVRVSLNPAWSSDWITERGRRALSAHGLSAPGPAPRHDGPVVLSLRATRRALTCPRCASADVELTSEFGPTACKALYRCTACLEPFEHVKEI, encoded by the coding sequence ATGGTGAAGGGCATGGCCGCGGCGCGGGAAGTTGTCGCAGCGGTGACCGACCCGGAGATGCCGATGCTGACTCTCGAGGACCTCGGAGTGCTCCGAGACGTCGAGGTGGTCGACCAGCGCACGGTCGTCGTGACGATCACGCCGACCTACTCGGGCTGCCCTGCGATGGCCACGATGCGTGACGATCTCGTGCACGCGTTGCGCGACCACGGATTCGACCGGGTCGACGTACGCGTGAGCCTGAACCCGGCCTGGTCCAGCGACTGGATCACCGAGCGCGGGCGGCGGGCGCTCAGTGCCCATGGCCTGTCGGCGCCCGGCCCGGCACCACGCCACGACGGTCCGGTCGTCCTGTCGCTCCGGGCGACCCGTCGCGCACTGACCTGCCCGCGCTGTGCCTCAGCAGATGTCGAGCTGACCTCGGAGTTCGGTCCCACGGCCTGCAAGGCGCTCTACCGCTGCACGGCGTGCCTCGAGCCCTTCGAGCACGTCAAGGAGATCTGA
- a CDS encoding Glu/Leu/Phe/Val dehydrogenase dimerization domain-containing protein — protein sequence MTVDVLTSWDGALCSARYDRETGAFFVIALHSRSRGPAAGGTRARHYGSYADAIADAQRLAGAMTLKMAAADLPMGGGKSVIALPAPRDEIDDVLWRRILSIHAENLATLNGSYWTGPDVGTSSADMDVLHAESGFAFGRSESAGGPGSSAPSTAQGVYVAMQHAAAEAGIHSFEGRRILIQGLGAVGMDVLQLARKDGAELIAADVDEERCARAVRLGASIVDPAEVLDTPSDVFVPCAMGGLIDAGVAAAIRTAVVAGAANNVLTDPAVGDDLARRGIVYAPDFIANSGGAIHLVGREVLGWSTEEVAAHIDGIGATLDDVFGTARAGGISSEQAALDLAAARLAAGGSPR from the coding sequence ATGACCGTCGATGTCCTCACCTCCTGGGACGGGGCGTTGTGCTCCGCACGGTACGACCGCGAGACCGGTGCCTTCTTCGTCATCGCGCTGCACTCGCGGAGCCGGGGCCCGGCCGCGGGGGGCACCCGGGCCCGCCACTACGGGTCGTACGCCGATGCGATCGCCGACGCGCAGCGGCTGGCCGGCGCCATGACGCTCAAGATGGCGGCGGCCGATCTGCCGATGGGCGGTGGCAAGTCGGTCATCGCGCTGCCCGCGCCGCGCGACGAGATCGACGACGTGCTCTGGCGGCGGATCCTGTCGATCCACGCGGAGAACCTCGCGACGCTCAACGGCAGCTACTGGACGGGGCCGGACGTGGGCACCAGCTCGGCCGACATGGACGTGCTGCATGCCGAGTCCGGTTTCGCGTTCGGCCGCTCCGAGTCGGCCGGAGGTCCGGGGTCGAGCGCGCCGTCGACAGCCCAGGGCGTCTACGTCGCGATGCAGCATGCCGCGGCCGAGGCCGGCATCCACTCCTTCGAGGGACGCCGGATCCTGATCCAGGGCCTTGGCGCGGTCGGCATGGACGTGCTGCAGCTCGCCCGCAAGGACGGGGCCGAGCTGATCGCCGCCGACGTCGACGAAGAGCGCTGTGCCCGCGCTGTCCGGCTGGGTGCATCGATCGTCGATCCGGCCGAGGTGCTGGACACCCCCTCGGACGTCTTCGTGCCGTGCGCGATGGGCGGGCTCATCGATGCCGGGGTGGCCGCGGCGATCCGCACGGCGGTCGTGGCCGGTGCTGCCAACAACGTGCTGACCGACCCCGCCGTCGGCGACGATCTGGCCCGGCGCGGCATCGTCTACGCTCCGGACTTCATCGCCAACTCCGGTGGTGCGATCCACCTGGTCGGCCGCGAGGTCCTGGGCTGGTCCACCGAGGAGGTGGCCGCGCACATCGATGGGATCGGTGCGACCCTCGACGACGTCTTCGGCACGGCCCGCGCTGGCGGCATCAGCAGCGAGCAGGCTGCGCTCGACCTCGCAGCTGCGCGCCTTGCAGCGGGCGGGTCGCCGCGATGA
- a CDS encoding TetR/AcrR family transcriptional regulator has translation MTEAADQAAAPRRGRPGYDQQTVLRRAIDLFNQQGYDGTSMGDLAKELGLTKSAIYHHVPSKEHLLSAALDEALDGLSAAVDTAAAAAPGTSAYERLRTVVQESVEILVAHLPAVTLLLRVHGNSEVELAALERRRRIDERLASLVQAAVDEGALRADIPPDLISRLLFGMVNSLVEWYRPGGPVDPDVLATSIATLAFDGLCLRDS, from the coding sequence ATGACTGAGGCGGCGGACCAGGCAGCAGCGCCGCGCCGCGGACGTCCCGGCTACGACCAGCAGACTGTGCTCCGCCGGGCGATCGACCTGTTCAACCAGCAGGGCTACGACGGCACCAGCATGGGCGACCTGGCCAAGGAGCTGGGGCTGACCAAGTCAGCGATCTATCACCACGTGCCGAGCAAGGAGCATCTCCTCTCGGCGGCGCTCGACGAGGCCCTGGACGGCTTGTCGGCCGCGGTCGACACCGCCGCGGCGGCCGCTCCGGGCACCAGCGCGTACGAACGTCTGCGGACCGTCGTCCAGGAGTCAGTCGAGATCCTCGTCGCACATCTGCCGGCTGTGACACTGCTGTTGCGGGTGCACGGCAACAGCGAGGTCGAGCTGGCCGCACTCGAGCGCCGGCGCCGGATCGACGAGCGACTCGCGAGCCTGGTGCAGGCCGCGGTCGACGAGGGTGCGCTGCGAGCCGACATACCGCCGGACCTGATCAGCCGCCTGTTGTTCGGCATGGTCAACTCGCTCGTCGAGTGGTACCGCCCCGGTGGACCGGTCGACCCCGACGTCCTTGCCACGTCGATCGCGACGCTGGCATTCGACGGGCTGTGCTTGCGCGACTCCTAG
- the paaE gene encoding 1,2-phenylacetyl-CoA epoxidase subunit PaaE, whose protein sequence is MTPRAAFHALTVTSVERLTDDSAAVTFDVPSDLRSAFDFGAGQSLTLRRVIEGTEHRRSYSICAAVGASPRIGVREIPEGLFSSWLVHDVRPGDRIEVQTPTGSFRADPDGGERHLCIAAGSGITPMISIASSVLTHPDARVTMLYGNRTSGSVMFAEELADLKNRYGSRFDLAHVLSREPRDVELFSGRLEADRLRRLLTVLVPVGAVDHVWLCGPFGMISDARGVLAELGVPPERVHFELFYVDEPPPELHRADHVVSGITSDVTIVLDGRTTTAPMSRDESVLDGAAATRHDLPFACKGGVCGTCRARVTSGEVEMRRNYALEDAEVEAGYVLTCQSHPVSESVTVDFDA, encoded by the coding sequence GTGACGCCGCGGGCGGCGTTCCACGCGCTCACGGTCACCTCGGTCGAGCGGCTCACCGATGACTCCGCGGCGGTCACCTTCGACGTCCCGAGCGACCTGCGGTCGGCCTTCGACTTCGGTGCCGGGCAGTCGCTGACCCTGCGTCGCGTGATCGAGGGCACCGAGCACCGTCGGTCGTACTCGATCTGCGCCGCCGTCGGCGCCTCCCCGCGCATCGGTGTGCGTGAGATTCCCGAGGGGCTGTTCTCGTCCTGGCTCGTGCACGACGTACGCCCCGGCGACCGGATCGAGGTGCAGACCCCGACCGGCAGCTTCCGCGCGGATCCCGATGGCGGCGAACGCCACCTGTGCATCGCCGCCGGGTCGGGCATCACGCCGATGATCTCGATCGCGTCGTCGGTGCTCACGCATCCTGATGCCCGCGTGACGATGCTGTACGGCAACCGCACCAGCGGCTCGGTGATGTTCGCCGAGGAGCTCGCTGACCTCAAGAACCGGTACGGATCACGATTCGACCTCGCGCACGTGCTGTCCCGCGAGCCGCGCGACGTCGAGCTGTTCTCTGGGCGGCTCGAGGCCGATCGGCTGCGTCGCCTGTTGACCGTCCTGGTGCCGGTGGGGGCGGTCGACCATGTGTGGCTGTGTGGGCCGTTCGGGATGATCTCCGATGCCCGTGGGGTGCTTGCCGAGCTGGGGGTCCCCCCCGAACGGGTCCACTTCGAGCTGTTCTACGTCGACGAGCCGCCCCCGGAGCTGCACCGAGCCGATCATGTGGTCTCGGGGATCACGAGCGATGTCACGATCGTGCTCGACGGGCGCACGACCACCGCGCCGATGTCACGCGACGAGAGCGTGCTCGATGGGGCCGCGGCAACCCGCCACGACCTGCCGTTCGCCTGCAAGGGCGGTGTGTGCGGCACGTGCCGGGCCCGGGTCACCTCCGGTGAGGTCGAGATGCGTCGCAACTACGCCCTGGAGGACGCCGAGGTTGAGGCTGGCTACGTCCTGACCTGCCAGAGCCATCCCGTCAGCGAGAGCGTCACGGTCGACTTCGACGCGTGA
- the paaA gene encoding 1,2-phenylacetyl-CoA epoxidase subunit PaaA — MTLAPEMDTRALQASFESTIEQHDRIEPRDWMPEAYRKTVVRQVAQHAHSEIIGMQPEGGWITRAPSLRRKAILLAKVQDEAGHGLYLYSACETLGVSRNELTEMLISGRQKYSSIFNYPALSYADVGTIGWLVDGAAICNQVPLCRTSYGPYGRAMIRVCKEESFHQRQGYELLATMMRGTDEQRAMVQESVDRFWWPALMMFGPPDDDSPNTAQSMAWGIKRNTNDDLRQRMVDMTVPQAKALGVTLPDPDLRWNEERQSHDFGQPDWDEFKDVISGNGPCNAQRIAHRKKAWDDGAWVREAAMAFAARTEGTRA; from the coding sequence ATGACCCTGGCCCCCGAGATGGACACGAGAGCGTTGCAGGCGTCCTTCGAGTCCACGATCGAGCAGCACGATCGGATCGAGCCGCGCGACTGGATGCCCGAGGCGTACCGCAAGACCGTCGTTCGCCAGGTTGCCCAGCACGCTCACTCGGAGATCATCGGGATGCAGCCCGAGGGGGGCTGGATCACCCGTGCACCGTCGCTGCGACGCAAGGCGATCCTGCTGGCCAAGGTGCAGGACGAGGCGGGTCACGGGCTCTACCTCTACTCGGCGTGCGAGACGCTCGGCGTCTCCCGCAACGAGCTGACCGAGATGCTGATCTCCGGGCGGCAGAAGTACTCCTCGATCTTCAACTATCCGGCGCTGTCGTACGCCGACGTCGGTACGATCGGCTGGCTCGTCGACGGCGCCGCGATCTGCAACCAGGTGCCGCTGTGCCGCACCTCGTACGGGCCGTACGGTCGCGCGATGATCCGGGTCTGCAAGGAGGAGTCGTTCCACCAGCGGCAGGGCTATGAGCTGCTGGCCACGATGATGCGCGGCACCGACGAGCAGCGCGCCATGGTGCAGGAGTCGGTCGACCGGTTCTGGTGGCCGGCGCTGATGATGTTCGGTCCGCCCGACGACGACTCGCCCAACACGGCCCAGTCGATGGCGTGGGGCATCAAGCGCAACACCAACGACGATCTGCGCCAGCGCATGGTCGACATGACCGTGCCGCAGGCCAAGGCGCTCGGCGTCACGCTCCCCGACCCCGATCTCCGCTGGAACGAGGAACGCCAGTCGCACGACTTCGGCCAGCCGGACTGGGACGAGTTCAAGGACGTCATCAGCGGCAACGGGCCGTGCAACGCCCAACGCATCGCCCACCGCAAGAAGGCGTGGGACGACGGCGCCTGGGTGCGTGAGGCCGCGATGGCCTTCGCGGCACGGACCGAAGGGACGCGCGCATGA
- the paaI gene encoding hydroxyphenylacetyl-CoA thioesterase PaaI — protein MNAHEIAQASTERMWAGDRASRLLGMQVVKVGPGSAQVTMVVRADMVNGWEVCHGGLVASLADTAFALACNSHGEVTVASGFDITFLESAHAGDTLLATAAERASRGRTGIYDVTINRVVGDGSAMIAEFRGRSRALGRDIADA, from the coding sequence GTGAACGCACACGAGATCGCCCAGGCCAGCACCGAGCGGATGTGGGCCGGGGACCGGGCCAGCCGACTGCTCGGCATGCAGGTCGTCAAGGTCGGTCCTGGCTCGGCCCAGGTCACGATGGTCGTGCGGGCCGACATGGTCAACGGCTGGGAGGTGTGCCACGGCGGTCTCGTTGCTTCGCTCGCCGACACGGCGTTCGCGCTGGCCTGCAACTCCCACGGGGAGGTCACGGTGGCGTCGGGGTTCGACATCACCTTCCTGGAGTCCGCCCATGCTGGTGACACCCTGCTCGCGACGGCAGCCGAGCGCGCCTCCCGCGGCCGCACCGGGATCTACGACGTGACGATCAACCGGGTCGTGGGGGACGGCTCGGCGATGATCGCGGAGTTTCGCGGCCGCAGCCGCGCACTCGGGCGCGACATCGCCGACGCCTAG
- the paaK gene encoding phenylacetate--CoA ligase PaaK, with protein MTAADNGLEQIETASIDELRALQLERLRWSVRHAYDHVPHYRQALDGAGVHPDDVRELSDLGKLPFTTKADLRDNYPFGMFAVPREQVSRIHASSGTTGQPTVVGYTREDLETWATVMARSIRAAGGRPGQMLHNAYGYGLFTGGLGAHAGAEKLGCTVVPVSGGMTERQVRLIVDFEPEIIMVTPSYMLAIVDEMVRQGVDPRSTSLRVGIFGAEPWTNHMRCDMEERLGIDAVDIYGLSEVMGPGVAQECVETKDGLHVWEDHFYPEIVDPYTGAVLPDGEEGELVFTSLTKQAMPIIRYRTRDLTRLLPGTARTMRRIEKITGRSDDMIILRGVNLFPTQIEEILLATAELSPHFQCVLSRTGTLDSMTVRVEHREGVPTDVAQATGERVRRLVKSRIGVSIDVEVVAPAVIERSVGKMRRILDQRPTR; from the coding sequence ATGACGGCTGCCGACAACGGGCTGGAGCAGATCGAGACCGCCTCCATCGACGAGCTGCGTGCACTGCAGCTGGAGCGGCTGCGCTGGTCGGTCCGCCATGCGTACGACCACGTGCCGCACTATCGACAGGCCCTGGACGGCGCGGGGGTGCATCCTGACGACGTCCGCGAGCTGTCCGACCTGGGGAAGCTGCCGTTCACGACCAAGGCCGATCTGCGCGACAACTACCCGTTCGGCATGTTCGCGGTGCCACGGGAGCAGGTCTCGCGCATTCATGCCTCGTCGGGCACGACGGGGCAGCCGACTGTGGTCGGGTACACCCGCGAAGACCTCGAGACCTGGGCGACGGTGATGGCGCGCAGCATCCGCGCCGCGGGAGGTCGGCCGGGCCAGATGCTGCACAACGCGTACGGGTACGGGTTGTTCACCGGTGGGCTGGGCGCGCATGCCGGCGCCGAGAAGCTGGGCTGCACCGTCGTGCCTGTCTCGGGTGGCATGACCGAACGACAGGTGCGGCTGATCGTGGACTTCGAGCCCGAGATCATCATGGTGACGCCGTCGTACATGCTCGCGATCGTCGATGAGATGGTGCGCCAGGGCGTCGACCCGCGCTCGACGTCGCTGAGGGTCGGCATCTTCGGCGCCGAGCCGTGGACCAACCACATGCGTTGCGACATGGAGGAGCGGCTCGGCATCGACGCGGTCGACATCTACGGCCTGTCCGAGGTGATGGGCCCGGGCGTCGCGCAGGAGTGCGTCGAGACCAAGGACGGCCTGCACGTGTGGGAGGACCACTTCTATCCCGAGATCGTCGACCCGTACACCGGGGCTGTGCTCCCCGACGGCGAGGAGGGCGAGCTTGTCTTCACCTCGCTGACCAAGCAGGCGATGCCGATCATCCGCTATCGCACTCGCGACCTGACCCGCCTGCTCCCGGGCACGGCTCGCACGATGCGCCGGATCGAGAAGATCACGGGCCGCAGCGACGACATGATCATCCTGCGCGGGGTCAACCTGTTCCCGACGCAGATCGAGGAGATCCTGCTTGCGACGGCTGAGCTGTCGCCGCACTTCCAGTGCGTCCTGTCCCGCACCGGGACGCTCGACTCGATGACGGTGCGCGTCGAGCACCGCGAAGGCGTGCCGACCGACGTCGCGCAGGCGACCGGTGAGCGCGTACGGAGACTCGTCAAGAGCAGGATCGGCGTCAGCATCGACGTCGAGGTGGTGGCGCCGGCGGTCATCGAGCGATCGGTCGGCAAGATGCGCCGGATCCTCGACCAGCGCCCCACCCGTTGA